From a single Pleurodeles waltl isolate 20211129_DDA chromosome 10, aPleWal1.hap1.20221129, whole genome shotgun sequence genomic region:
- the LOC138261312 gene encoding parvalbumin beta-like — MYITDILSAKDIEAALCSVKAAESFNYKHFFSVVGLCGKSPAEVKQVFDIIDQDKSGFVEQGELRLFLQNFCSSARALSDSETQAFLCAGDSDGDGKIGVDEFQALVKSSA, encoded by the exons ATGTACATCACCGATATTTTATCCGCCAAAGACATTGAAGCTGCGCTGTGTAGTGTAAAAG CTGCTGAGTCCTTCAACTACAAACACTTCTTCTCCGTAGTTGGTTTGTGCGGCAAGTCTCCTGCCGAGGTCAAGCAGGTCTTCGACATCATAGACCAGGACAAGAGTGGATTTGTTGAACAGGGTGAACTGAG GCTCTTCCTGCAGaacttctgctcctccgccagagctCTGAGCGATAGTGAGACCCAGGCTTTCCTTTGCGCAGGTGACTCTGATGGTGATGGGAAGATCGGCGTTGATG AGTTCCAAGCCCTCGTGAAGTCATCAGCATAA